A window of the Serratia sarumanii genome harbors these coding sequences:
- a CDS encoding DgaE family pyridoxal phosphate-dependent ammonia lyase, with the protein MSSIYEKYGLKQVINTSGRMTILGVSTPRQDVIDAVDYGLNHYFEIKDLVNKTGAYIADLLNVEDAVIVSCASAGIAQSVAAVIVKDNANLLVNLHSAPIAVPREIVLPRGHNVNFGAPVDTMVALGGGKVVEAGYANECSPEQIEACITPQTAAILYVKSHHCVQKSILSVEQAAVVARKHNLPLIVDAAAEEDLMCYYQMGADLVIYSGAKAIEGPTSGLVIGKKQYVEWVKLQSGGIGRAMKVGKEGILGLTQAIESYLTLEKTTGQQMVARMTPFLDSLNTLTGVSARTVWDSAGRDIARAEIAFDEAVLGRSTYDIVQALKTGDIAIYFRGYKANEGKIEVDVRSVDEQQLMTVFTCIKNLFTEKQA; encoded by the coding sequence ATGTCTTCGATTTATGAAAAATACGGTTTGAAGCAGGTGATCAACACCTCCGGCCGCATGACCATTCTCGGCGTTTCCACGCCGCGCCAGGATGTGATCGACGCCGTTGACTACGGCCTGAATCACTATTTCGAAATCAAGGATCTGGTCAACAAGACCGGCGCCTACATCGCCGATCTGCTCAACGTGGAGGACGCGGTGATCGTTTCCTGCGCCTCGGCGGGCATCGCCCAGTCGGTGGCGGCGGTGATCGTCAAAGATAACGCCAATCTGCTGGTGAACCTGCACTCGGCGCCGATCGCCGTGCCGCGTGAGATCGTGTTGCCGCGCGGCCACAACGTCAACTTCGGCGCGCCGGTGGACACCATGGTGGCGCTGGGCGGCGGCAAGGTGGTGGAAGCGGGCTACGCCAACGAATGTTCGCCGGAGCAGATTGAAGCCTGCATCACGCCGCAGACGGCGGCGATCCTGTACGTCAAATCGCACCACTGCGTGCAGAAAAGCATTCTGTCCGTCGAACAGGCGGCGGTGGTGGCGCGCAAGCATAACCTGCCGCTGATCGTCGACGCCGCGGCGGAAGAAGATCTGATGTGTTACTACCAGATGGGAGCCGATCTGGTGATCTACAGTGGCGCCAAAGCCATCGAGGGGCCGACCAGCGGCCTGGTTATCGGCAAGAAACAGTACGTCGAGTGGGTGAAGCTGCAGTCCGGCGGCATCGGCCGGGCGATGAAGGTCGGCAAAGAGGGCATCCTCGGCCTGACGCAGGCGATCGAAAGCTATCTGACGCTTGAGAAAACCACCGGGCAACAGATGGTGGCGCGGATGACGCCGTTCCTCGACAGCCTCAACACCCTGACCGGCGTCAGCGCCAGAACCGTCTGGGACAGCGCCGGCCGCGATATCGCCCGCGCCGAGATCGCCTTCGACGAAGCGGTGCTGGGGCGGTCGACCTATGACATCGTCCAGGCGCTGAAAACCGGCGACATCGCCATCTACTTCCGCGGCTACAAGGCCAACGAGGGCAAGATTGAGGTCGACGTGCGCAGCGTCGATGAGCAACAGCTGATGACCGTCTTTACCTGTA
- a CDS encoding amidohydrolase/deacetylase family metallohydrolase: MYDLVIRGARLADDTLIDLAVKDGKIASVGRLAADVSAVRQLDLAGNCRLSAGWIDAHVHCYPDSPIYHDEPDRVGVASGVTSVVDAGSTGADDIDAFYQLTRSAKTNVFAFLNISRIGLLRQNELAELTDIDKREAGQAIANHPGFIIGIKARMSSSVVGKNGTRPLVLAKEIQWENRQLPLMVHIGNNPPNLDEIADLLTRGDIITHCYNGKPNRILTPAGTLRESIQRALRRGVLLDVGHGTASFSFEVARQAIKLGILPHTISSDIYCRNRINGPVHSLATVMSKFFSVGLTLPQVIACVTENAASALQLSGKGRLEPGYDADFTLFELRREPQVFADAEGQTAEGEQLLVPLAAVVAGEILLTEQGEASHVFDL; the protein is encoded by the coding sequence ATGTATGACTTAGTAATCAGAGGCGCCAGACTGGCGGACGACACGCTGATCGATCTGGCGGTGAAAGACGGCAAAATCGCCTCGGTGGGGCGGCTGGCGGCGGACGTCAGCGCCGTTCGCCAACTGGATCTGGCGGGCAACTGCCGCCTGAGCGCCGGTTGGATCGATGCGCACGTGCACTGCTATCCCGACTCGCCGATTTACCATGACGAGCCGGATCGGGTCGGCGTCGCCAGCGGCGTCACCAGCGTGGTCGATGCCGGCAGCACCGGCGCCGACGATATCGACGCCTTTTATCAGCTGACGCGCAGCGCCAAAACCAACGTGTTCGCCTTCCTCAACATCTCGCGCATCGGCCTGCTGCGGCAGAACGAGCTGGCGGAGTTGACGGACATCGACAAGCGCGAGGCTGGCCAGGCCATCGCCAACCATCCCGGTTTCATTATCGGCATCAAGGCGCGCATGAGCAGCAGCGTGGTGGGCAAGAACGGCACCCGGCCGCTGGTGTTGGCCAAAGAGATCCAGTGGGAAAACCGCCAGCTGCCGCTGATGGTGCATATCGGCAACAACCCGCCGAATCTGGACGAGATCGCCGATCTGCTGACCCGTGGCGACATCATCACCCACTGCTACAACGGCAAACCGAACCGCATTCTGACGCCGGCGGGCACGCTGCGCGAGTCGATCCAGCGCGCGCTGCGGCGCGGCGTGTTGCTCGACGTGGGGCACGGCACCGCCAGCTTCAGCTTCGAGGTGGCGCGCCAGGCGATCAAGCTGGGCATTTTGCCGCACACCATCAGCTCCGATATTTACTGCCGCAACCGCATAAACGGGCCGGTGCACAGCCTGGCGACGGTGATGTCCAAATTTTTCAGCGTCGGCCTGACGCTGCCGCAGGTGATCGCCTGCGTGACGGAGAACGCCGCGTCGGCGCTGCAGCTCAGCGGCAAAGGGCGGCTGGAGCCGGGCTATGACGCCGATTTCACGCTGTTTGAACTGCGCCGCGAACCGCAGGTGTTCGCCGACGCCGAAGGGCAAACCGCCGAGGGCGAACAGCTGTTGGTGCCGCTGGCCGCGGTGGTGGCCGGGGAAATCCTATTAACCGAACAAGGGGAGGCAAGCCATGTCTTCGATTTATGA
- a CDS encoding DUF4310 family protein: MEEQTQKGFWYADWSFPIFVGLLSSGVFAGTHMYYLYGIGAFNEVAFVSMLRAGMDTGVYGAVAAFGASFLFARIIEGSLVGILDIGGAIQTGVGLGVPALLLGAGIVFPVANFAASLVTGLVIGLAIGYVIILARKFTINQSNSTYGADVMMGAGNSSGRFLGPLIILSAMTASIPIGIGSLLGALLFYIWGKPITGGAILGAMILGAIFPVAIS, from the coding sequence ATGGAAGAGCAAACCCAAAAAGGCTTCTGGTACGCCGACTGGTCATTCCCGATTTTTGTTGGCCTGCTGTCCTCCGGCGTGTTCGCCGGGACGCACATGTATTACCTGTACGGCATCGGCGCCTTTAACGAAGTGGCGTTCGTTTCCATGCTGCGGGCGGGGATGGATACCGGCGTATACGGCGCGGTGGCGGCGTTCGGCGCCAGCTTCCTGTTCGCGCGCATCATCGAAGGCTCGCTGGTGGGCATCCTGGACATCGGCGGCGCGATCCAGACCGGCGTTGGGCTGGGCGTGCCGGCGCTGCTGCTGGGAGCCGGCATCGTGTTCCCGGTCGCCAACTTCGCCGCTTCGCTGGTGACCGGCCTGGTCATCGGCCTGGCGATCGGTTACGTGATCATCCTGGCGCGCAAATTCACCATCAATCAGAGCAACTCCACCTACGGGGCGGACGTGATGATGGGCGCGGGCAACTCGTCGGGCCGTTTCCTCGGGCCGTTGATCATCCTGTCGGCGATGACCGCCTCGATCCCGATCGGCATCGGTTCGCTGCTCGGCGCGCTGCTGTTCTATATCTGGGGTAAACCGATCACCGGCGGAGCGATCCTCGGCGCGATGATCCTGGGGGCGATCTTCCCGGTAGCCATTTCTTGA
- a CDS encoding DUF4311 domain-containing protein gives MFLIILFKSIIIGGLVGVGVGAGAARMFHAPTTQGMGAFRTLGELNSCEGDPASHFSFGLGFFFNAWASSVAAGSFTQDVDHRIIPHWGAAALMVKNRNLAQTLHDPKKMAIACGIIGMLVVAFLNTTASAVPAALQVTAIKVLVPAANLLVNTVMPVIFWLAAIDAGRRSGFWGTIFGGLAQLIMGNAVPGLVLGILIGKGVEESGWNKITKIMMAVIVLLFVLSGFFRGFDMKVLESFSLGVPGWLDAIHNTLSGK, from the coding sequence ATGTTTTTAATCATCTTATTTAAATCGATTATTATCGGTGGGCTGGTGGGGGTCGGCGTAGGGGCCGGCGCCGCACGCATGTTCCACGCGCCGACAACACAGGGCATGGGGGCGTTTCGCACCCTGGGCGAGCTGAATTCCTGCGAGGGCGATCCGGCTTCCCACTTCTCATTCGGTCTGGGCTTCTTCTTCAACGCCTGGGCGTCTTCCGTGGCGGCGGGTTCCTTCACGCAGGACGTCGACCACCGCATCATCCCGCACTGGGGCGCGGCGGCCCTGATGGTCAAGAACCGCAATCTGGCGCAAACGCTGCACGATCCGAAAAAAATGGCCATCGCCTGCGGCATCATCGGCATGCTGGTGGTGGCCTTCCTCAATACCACCGCTTCCGCCGTGCCGGCCGCGCTGCAGGTCACCGCGATCAAGGTGCTGGTGCCGGCGGCCAACCTGCTGGTGAACACCGTGATGCCAGTGATCTTCTGGCTGGCGGCGATCGACGCCGGGCGCCGTTCCGGCTTCTGGGGCACCATCTTCGGCGGCCTGGCGCAGCTGATCATGGGCAACGCCGTGCCGGGCCTGGTGCTGGGCATTCTGATCGGCAAAGGCGTGGAAGAGAGCGGCTGGAACAAGATCACCAAGATCATGATGGCGGTGATCGTGCTGCTGTTCGTGCTGAGCGGCTTCTTCCGCGGCTTCGACATGAAAGTTCTCGAGTCCTTCAGCCTCGGCGTGCCGGGCTGGCTGGACGCCATTCACAACACCCTGAGCGGTAAATAA
- a CDS encoding DUF4312 family protein produces the protein MKEQYTTSVKVEGKGDSKAKAFASALANVQGAVLKSTNNILLRIEPQDVSVVRAEEKITKEKFLFFFLPRERKSYAVSLEITVNVTIINTEKVVFVTK, from the coding sequence ATGAAAGAGCAATATACCACATCGGTAAAGGTGGAGGGTAAAGGCGACAGCAAAGCGAAAGCTTTTGCTTCCGCCTTGGCTAATGTGCAGGGTGCGGTATTAAAGTCCACCAACAATATTCTGCTGCGTATCGAGCCGCAGGACGTCAGCGTCGTGAGAGCGGAAGAGAAAATAACTAAAGAGAAATTTCTTTTCTTCTTTTTGCCGCGTGAAAGAAAGAGCTATGCCGTTTCTTTGGAAATAACCGTGAACGTAACCATTATCAATACCGAGAAGGTTGTCTTCGTCACGAAATAA
- a CDS encoding glycine-rich SFCGS family protein, giving the protein MGQITVVIGDRLGKGQKVGQGVENAGGKAVVIPGVAADMKLGDVMKAENAQLGISFCGSGGAGAITAQTKHGYKAKYGMRSVEEGVTAINEGCNVLGFGFMDKEELGQKLVEAYIKKHGNP; this is encoded by the coding sequence ATGGGTCAAATTACCGTAGTGATCGGCGATCGTTTGGGTAAAGGGCAAAAAGTCGGCCAGGGCGTTGAAAACGCAGGCGGAAAAGCGGTGGTTATCCCCGGCGTGGCGGCGGATATGAAGCTGGGTGACGTCATGAAAGCGGAAAACGCGCAGCTGGGCATCTCTTTTTGCGGCAGCGGCGGCGCCGGCGCGATTACCGCGCAAACCAAACACGGCTACAAAGCCAAATACGGCATGCGTTCGGTGGAAGAGGGCGTGACGGCAATTAACGAAGGCTGCAACGTGCTGGGCTTCGGCTTTATGGATAAAGAAGAGTTGGGCCAGAAATTGGTGGAAGCCTACATCAAAAAACATGGCAATCCATAA
- a CDS encoding glycine dehydrogenase — protein MKEIEQSDVSAAGEITARVLADIAAMLNAENIYTNAVQQQMLESHIRAMVLRSITGEPLPEVDKSLFDEISAESMQMAERVVNQFGTLPIEEAYLLSVHFEVAKDNNA, from the coding sequence ATAAAAGAAATTGAACAATCCGATGTCAGCGCAGCCGGTGAGATCACCGCTCGGGTGTTGGCGGATATTGCCGCGATGCTGAATGCTGAAAATATTTATACCAATGCGGTGCAGCAACAGATGCTGGAATCGCATATTCGCGCCATGGTGCTGCGTTCAATAACCGGCGAGCCGTTGCCGGAGGTGGATAAATCGTTGTTCGACGAAATCTCCGCCGAATCCATGCAAATGGCGGAGCGCGTGGTGAATCAGTTTGGCACATTGCCTATCGAAGAAGCCTATTTATTGTCAGTGCACTTCGAAGTGGCGAAAGATAATAACGCATAG